The proteins below are encoded in one region of Elusimicrobiota bacterium:
- the bamD_3 gene encoding Outer membrane protein assembly factor BamD, whose amino-acid sequence MHQTARIIGSLSLVGFLISPSFAVSQDPLQQFKLASLAHQNRRLDSAAQEFEDFLKVYPSHRLAPQARLALGEIKFGLRKFPEAAEEYSLLIKKYGGTYEALNAELRLGHCEFNMKKYLNAIDHFMVVKNKAPKALRSEALLGWALSLIALSSYEKAENMLVELLQSYPKYKSNPAAVVPLGLLYMQRNRLQDALATFSLIKDDLGSRYYHGVVLRLLDQTIAASQMFKDVYEEDPNGFWADKAQLQMAEAYYKVNELNLAYDSFRKVYDKFQSSPLRPYALHRMACIQFHLGRFQEAGLKWEELTRTFEDDVNLPHSIYMLGEMALRQEEYGKAISFFSQIAENSDLRMDAQYKIIWCQAQQKQDDTAIARAEKFLKEYPWGELAAKTRLIKGICLQRIKKYIEANAEYQIVLDQFGKSVHAEKALYLMGTSYFQNKQLAEIVTSLNSQLKIASVSPSRWQAESYLWVAESYYALEQYEAAQRTYQLIVDNYKDTPKLANAMLGVAASLAKQGQYDEAAVAHERALAMAETTKSGEVKRSVLMDTAQVLFTQKKYEKAMGYFDEFINRYPDDPMVPDALFQGGVSFYRLEYYTEAIARWEKLANNYPTHALAPKALYEIAKTQFGLGKYDEAAKQFQLLIDKYPQSENVKDARIQIAQCYYNQGQFDLATKRLEEFLNNYPKDPKSKDVLELLQMAHYRDAKGKGDMGLLTDKFPKSKLTADIYWQSGADAFNNKQYKQALEFFRKLVGDFPDAQQVGQAYYYMAESHFTLEEYPNAVTAYKNFILNFPDHPNRIQALFRLGVSHFQTQNYREAVIAFNDTLEADPNGSLARDALINIPLCYKKLGQPAQALGSHERFLERYPNDPQQNKIFLEMGALNEEIKKYETAVNNYKSIPDSAEEAFDAFVSLGRVYRLMKLPHEEIKVYEKLRSKTPKSNEVRLAGLVNLGELYQEMGKLEESISVYEDIASNSSNPDWKQAALDRAKALRSEIK is encoded by the coding sequence ATGCATCAAACAGCTCGGATCATAGGCTCGTTGAGCCTCGTGGGATTTCTTATATCCCCGTCTTTCGCCGTTTCACAAGATCCGCTTCAACAATTTAAACTTGCCTCTTTGGCCCACCAAAACCGCCGGCTGGATTCCGCCGCTCAAGAATTTGAAGATTTCTTAAAGGTCTACCCCAGCCATCGTTTGGCTCCCCAAGCTCGATTGGCCTTGGGAGAAATTAAATTCGGACTCCGAAAATTTCCGGAAGCGGCTGAAGAATATTCGCTCTTAATTAAAAAATATGGGGGCACCTATGAGGCCCTCAATGCTGAACTAAGACTTGGTCACTGTGAGTTCAACATGAAAAAGTATCTGAATGCCATTGATCATTTCATGGTGGTCAAAAACAAAGCACCGAAAGCGCTCCGTTCAGAAGCCTTACTTGGATGGGCTCTTTCGCTCATTGCGCTCAGCAGCTACGAAAAAGCAGAAAACATGCTGGTTGAACTGCTTCAATCCTACCCCAAATACAAATCGAACCCAGCCGCAGTGGTTCCTTTGGGGTTGCTGTATATGCAGAGAAATCGCCTCCAAGATGCCTTGGCCACTTTCTCACTCATCAAAGATGACTTGGGTTCACGTTATTATCATGGAGTCGTATTGAGATTGCTGGACCAAACCATCGCCGCTTCCCAAATGTTTAAGGATGTTTACGAAGAGGACCCCAATGGATTTTGGGCCGACAAGGCTCAACTTCAAATGGCTGAAGCCTACTACAAGGTCAACGAACTAAACCTGGCGTATGACAGTTTTCGAAAAGTGTACGACAAATTCCAATCCAGTCCGCTTCGCCCCTACGCGCTCCACCGAATGGCCTGCATTCAATTTCATTTGGGCCGTTTTCAAGAAGCGGGGCTCAAATGGGAAGAGCTCACTCGAACTTTTGAAGATGATGTCAATCTTCCCCATTCCATCTATATGTTAGGAGAGATGGCTCTTCGTCAGGAAGAATATGGGAAGGCCATTTCTTTCTTTAGTCAAATTGCTGAAAACAGTGACCTTCGAATGGATGCCCAATACAAAATTATCTGGTGCCAAGCTCAACAGAAACAAGACGACACCGCCATCGCACGCGCTGAAAAATTTCTCAAAGAATATCCCTGGGGGGAATTGGCCGCTAAAACTCGACTCATCAAAGGAATTTGCCTTCAAAGGATTAAAAAATATATCGAAGCAAATGCCGAATACCAAATTGTTTTGGATCAGTTCGGAAAATCCGTCCATGCAGAAAAGGCCTTGTATCTGATGGGCACTTCTTATTTTCAAAATAAACAATTGGCGGAAATTGTCACCTCCCTCAATTCCCAACTTAAAATCGCTTCGGTAAGCCCCAGCCGTTGGCAAGCGGAAAGTTACCTCTGGGTGGCCGAATCATATTATGCGCTTGAACAATACGAAGCGGCTCAACGGACATATCAATTGATCGTGGACAATTACAAAGACACTCCCAAATTGGCCAACGCCATGCTCGGAGTGGCGGCCTCTTTGGCAAAACAAGGTCAATATGATGAGGCGGCGGTGGCGCACGAGCGGGCCCTCGCAATGGCCGAAACAACAAAAAGCGGAGAAGTTAAACGGTCGGTTCTCATGGACACCGCCCAAGTTCTCTTTACGCAAAAAAAATATGAAAAAGCGATGGGATACTTTGATGAATTTATCAACCGATACCCAGACGATCCAATGGTTCCTGATGCCTTGTTCCAGGGAGGAGTTAGTTTTTACCGCCTGGAATACTATACCGAAGCAATTGCACGATGGGAAAAATTGGCGAATAATTATCCGACTCATGCGCTCGCACCCAAAGCTCTCTATGAAATCGCCAAAACACAATTTGGCCTTGGGAAATACGATGAAGCCGCAAAACAATTTCAACTGCTAATCGACAAATATCCTCAGTCGGAAAATGTTAAAGACGCGCGTATTCAAATCGCCCAGTGCTATTACAATCAAGGTCAATTTGATTTGGCCACAAAACGACTGGAAGAATTCCTCAACAACTATCCAAAAGATCCCAAATCCAAAGATGTATTGGAGCTTTTGCAAATGGCGCATTATCGCGATGCCAAAGGCAAAGGGGATATGGGGCTCCTGACCGACAAATTCCCCAAGAGCAAGTTAACAGCCGATATTTATTGGCAATCCGGAGCAGACGCTTTCAACAACAAACAATACAAACAAGCCTTGGAATTCTTCAGAAAATTGGTGGGTGATTTTCCTGACGCTCAACAAGTGGGGCAGGCCTATTATTACATGGCCGAATCACACTTTACGTTGGAGGAATACCCCAACGCCGTCACGGCCTATAAAAATTTCATTCTGAACTTTCCCGATCACCCGAACCGAATTCAAGCACTCTTTCGTTTGGGCGTCAGCCATTTCCAGACTCAAAATTACCGCGAGGCCGTCATTGCTTTTAATGACACGTTAGAAGCCGACCCCAATGGCAGCCTGGCCAGAGACGCGCTGATCAACATTCCGCTCTGCTACAAAAAACTGGGACAACCCGCCCAAGCCCTCGGGTCCCATGAACGGTTTCTTGAACGATATCCAAACGATCCGCAACAAAATAAAATTTTCCTTGAAATGGGCGCTTTGAATGAAGAAATAAAGAAATATGAAACGGCCGTGAACAACTATAAATCCATTCCCGATTCCGCAGAAGAAGCTTTTGACGCCTTCGTTTCATTGGGACGGGTGTATCGATTGATGAAACTGCCCCATGAAGAAATAAAAGTTTATGAAAAGTTGCGTTCAAAAACCCCCAAGTCCAATGAAGTTCGTTTGGCAGGGTTGGTTAATCTAGGAGAACTGTATCAAGAAATGGGGAAATTGGAGGAATCCATATCGGTTTACGAAGATATCGCTTCCAACAGTTCAAACCCTGACTGGAAGCAAGCCGCGCTCGACCGGGCCAAAGCGCTCCGATCCGAGATTAAATAG
- the exbD_5 gene encoding Biopolymer transport protein ExbD, which produces MQNSANQSEEAELNEVNVVPLADVTLVLLIMLMLLSPMAMQSMIQVQSAQAVATRSKPTISEKPIFVDISVDGFTVNNQSIGTEYELFRVLQRNLSSKRDKTVLISSQPEVKYQNVVRILDLVKQSGAVSLSLVPRREEGA; this is translated from the coding sequence GTGCAAAATTCCGCTAATCAATCTGAAGAAGCTGAACTGAATGAAGTGAACGTCGTCCCTCTGGCGGACGTGACGCTCGTCCTTCTCATTATGCTGATGTTGTTATCTCCCATGGCCATGCAGTCCATGATTCAAGTTCAGTCGGCTCAGGCGGTTGCCACTCGATCAAAACCCACCATCTCGGAAAAACCCATTTTCGTCGATATTTCTGTTGATGGTTTCACAGTGAACAATCAATCGATTGGAACCGAATATGAATTATTTCGTGTGCTTCAGAGGAATTTGAGTTCCAAACGCGACAAAACAGTCCTGATCTCATCCCAGCCGGAGGTAAAGTATCAAAATGTTGTGCGGATTTTGGACCTGGTCAAACAAAGCGGAGCCGTGAGCCTCTCCTTGGTACCCAGAAGGGAAGAAGGCGCCTGA
- a CDS encoding Farnesyl diphosphate synthase, producing MPPSLKKYFDKKTKIINRALVRYLPSKKKKPSIIHQAMHYSLQAGGKRLRPVLVIAGAEVCGGSTQQVLSAACALEFVHTYSLIHDDLPAMDNDDLRRGKPTNHKVFGENIAILAGDALLTQAFELVAPYPHAVKMLAQAAGTAGMVGGQVADIQSDKGRWKRKNNEFSSPRELLNFIHLNKTAALIRASLLIGAIIAKGTENEIKALDSYGKHLGLAFQITDDVLDKIGDKKKLGKKGSDSANEKLTYPAIFGLNRSIQMARQQIIMAHQSIRLFGSRGKILHLLADFIQSRDH from the coding sequence ATGCCTCCCTCGCTCAAAAAATACTTTGATAAGAAAACAAAAATTATTAATCGGGCCCTGGTTCGATATTTACCGTCCAAGAAGAAAAAACCTTCCATTATTCATCAAGCGATGCATTACTCGCTTCAAGCGGGCGGAAAACGTCTAAGGCCTGTGTTGGTGATCGCGGGGGCCGAGGTTTGTGGCGGTTCTACACAACAGGTTTTAAGCGCTGCTTGCGCGTTGGAATTCGTTCATACCTATTCTTTGATTCATGATGATCTCCCGGCCATGGATAATGATGATTTAAGGCGCGGGAAACCCACCAATCACAAAGTTTTTGGTGAAAATATCGCTATTTTAGCGGGAGATGCTTTGTTGACTCAGGCGTTTGAATTGGTGGCCCCCTATCCCCACGCTGTAAAAATGTTGGCACAAGCAGCCGGAACAGCCGGCATGGTGGGGGGTCAAGTGGCCGATATTCAGTCTGATAAAGGCCGGTGGAAGCGGAAGAACAATGAATTTTCTTCTCCGCGAGAACTTTTGAACTTTATTCATTTAAATAAAACAGCCGCCCTTATTCGAGCAAGTCTGTTGATTGGAGCCATCATCGCAAAGGGAACCGAAAACGAGATTAAGGCTCTGGATAGCTACGGAAAACACTTGGGCTTGGCTTTTCAAATTACTGACGATGTTTTGGACAAAATAGGAGACAAAAAAAAACTGGGGAAAAAGGGTAGCGATAGCGCAAATGAAAAACTCACATACCCAGCAATTTTCGGACTTAATCGCTCGATCCAAATGGCAAGACAACAAATAATTATGGCGCATCAATCCATAAGGCTATTTGGTTCTAGAGGAAAAATATTGCATTTATTGGCCGACTTTATTCAATCAAGAGACCATTAA